The following proteins are co-located in the Diorhabda carinulata isolate Delta chromosome 4, icDioCari1.1, whole genome shotgun sequence genome:
- the LOC130892472 gene encoding protein Wnt-5b-like, which translates to MSQLKGSSKLDIRNRALAMSTLMFSLFIINIILTNSSTTAKRQSTNGTWLRMGMIFDDMMQNDEGLPSCRALPGLSPGQRRLCQLYIDHMNAVAVGAKHTLTECKHQFHNRRWNCTISDDVTVFGPMITVASRETAFAHALASAGVVHAVSRACRDGQLSSCGCSRMNRPKDLKKDWVWGGCGDNLEYGYKFTQSFVDVREKERKYKRGTREQGRILMNLHNNEAGRRAVIKKSKVTCKCHGVSGSCSLITCWQQLATFREIGDYLKDKYDGATEVRVNRRGRLQLRDPQVTIPTSYDLVYLEDSPNYCIKDEVTGSLGTQGRVCNRTSPDIDGCNLMCCGRGYNTIKSVIKERCQCKFEWCCKVQCRTCVRSTEIHICK; encoded by the exons atGTCGCAATTAAAAGGCAGTTCGAAATTGGATATTCGGAATCGCGCCCTAGCAATGTCCACCCTGATGTtctctttatttattatcaatattattctaACTAATTCAAGTACTACTGCTAAAAGACAGTCGACGAATGGTACTTGGTT ACGTATGGGTATGATTTTCGACGACATGATGCAAAACGATGAAGGTTTACCGTCTTGCCGAGCACTTCCGGGACTCAGTCCGGGTCAAAGGAGACTGTGCCAATTGTATATAGATCACATGAATGCTGTCGCTGTCGGAGCTAAACACACTTTGACGGAATGCAAACACCAATTCCACAATAGAAGATGGAACTGTACAATTTCCGATGACGTTACTGTATTCGGACCGATGATAACCGTGG cTAGTAGAGAAACCGCTTTTGCGCATGCTTTGGCATCAGCTGGTGTAGTCCATGCAGTATCAAGAGCATGTCGAGACGGTCAATTGTCATCTTGTGGTTGTTCTAGAATGAACCGCCccaaagatttaaaaaaagattgGGTATGGGGTGGATGCGGAGATAACTTAGAATACGGTTATAA GTTCACGCAAAGTTTTGTGGACGTAAGGGAAAAGGAAAGGAAATATAAAAGAGGGACTAGAGAACAAGGAAGAATCCTTATGAATTTACATAATAACGAGGCGGGACGCAgg GCCGTTATAAAGAAATCGAAAGTAACTTGTAAATGCCACGGCGTATCTGGCTCCTGTTCTCTAATAACGTGCTGGCAACAACTAGCGACCTTCAGAGAAATCG GTgattatttaaaagataaatatgACGGAGCAACAGAAGTGAGAGTAAATCGTAGAGGACGTCTTCAATTGCGAGACCCTCAAGTTACCATTCCTACGTCGTACGATCTAGTGTATTTAGAAGATTCTCCTAATTATTGTATCAAAGATGAAGTTACTGGTTCTTTGGGTACTCAAGGTCGAGTTTGTAACAGGACATCGCCTGATATAGACG gttGTAACCTGATGTGTTGTGGTCGTGGTTATAATACTATCAAAAGTGTGATTAAAGAAAGATGTCAATGTAAATTCGAGTGGTGTTGTAAAGTGCAGTGTAGAACTTGTGTGCGATCTACGGAAAtacatatttgcaaataa